From the genome of Haemophilus parainfluenzae, one region includes:
- a CDS encoding YfcC family protein: protein MEASKKKMKFPSAFSILFIILLIAIGLTWLIPSGSYSKLSYDSTENHFIVKTHGIPDQSYPATEQTLNQLNIKIQLSNFTNGIIKKPIAIPDTYQRIEQHEKGITDMIHAMVDGTIEVADIMIFIFILGGMIGVINKTGAFNAGLMSLTKKTKGNEFSVVFAVCVLMLLGGTACGIEEEAVAFYPILVPVFLALGYDSIVCVGAIFLAASMGTAFSTINPFSVVIASNAAGIPFTEGMGFRTLGLILGGTCVIAYMYWYCKKLRANPEFSYTYDDRQAFYDLYMKDIDPNATVEFTFRRKLILILFSGAFPLMVWGVMFGGWWFPQMAASFLAITIIIMFISGLPEKDVVNGFTHGASELVGVALIIGLARAVNIILEQGMISDTILDYMTHLVGGMNGGVFIIGQLIVFIFLGLVVPSSSGLAVLAMPIMAPLADTVGIPRDIVVSAYNWGQYIMLFLAPTGLVLVTLQMLGIPFNKWLKFVMPIVGCQFVISSILLLVQVFMYAQ, encoded by the coding sequence ATGGAAGCATCAAAGAAAAAGATGAAATTCCCTTCCGCATTTAGCATTCTCTTTATTATTCTTCTTATTGCTATTGGTCTTACTTGGCTTATTCCCTCAGGGTCCTACTCTAAACTTTCCTACGACAGCACCGAAAATCATTTTATTGTCAAAACCCACGGAATTCCCGATCAAAGCTATCCAGCAACAGAACAAACCCTTAATCAACTCAATATCAAAATTCAACTTTCTAATTTCACCAACGGCATTATCAAAAAGCCGATTGCTATCCCCGATACCTATCAACGCATTGAACAACACGAAAAAGGCATTACCGATATGATTCACGCCATGGTAGATGGCACCATTGAAGTCGCGGATATTATGATTTTTATCTTCATACTCGGTGGGATGATTGGTGTGATAAACAAGACTGGAGCCTTTAATGCCGGATTAATGTCTCTCACCAAGAAAACAAAAGGAAATGAATTCTCTGTTGTCTTTGCTGTCTGTGTGTTGATGCTGTTAGGCGGTACGGCTTGTGGTATTGAAGAAGAGGCGGTAGCCTTCTACCCGATTCTTGTTCCTGTCTTTTTAGCCTTAGGTTATGATTCGATTGTCTGTGTTGGTGCCATATTCCTTGCCGCATCAATGGGTACAGCCTTCTCTACAATCAATCCATTCTCCGTTGTTATTGCTTCAAACGCGGCAGGGATTCCATTTACTGAAGGGATGGGATTTCGCACACTGGGACTTATTCTTGGTGGAACCTGTGTAATAGCCTACATGTATTGGTACTGTAAAAAACTGCGTGCCAATCCTGAATTTTCTTATACCTATGACGATCGCCAAGCCTTCTATGATCTCTATATGAAAGATATTGATCCGAATGCAACCGTTGAATTTACCTTTAGAAGAAAACTGATTCTGATTCTATTTAGTGGCGCCTTTCCTCTCATGGTATGGGGGGTGATGTTTGGTGGTTGGTGGTTCCCTCAAATGGCGGCTTCCTTCCTAGCCATTACCATCATTATTATGTTTATCAGTGGATTGCCTGAAAAAGATGTTGTAAATGGGTTTACTCATGGTGCTTCTGAATTAGTCGGTGTCGCATTGATTATCGGACTCGCTCGAGCAGTTAATATCATTCTAGAGCAAGGAATGATTTCTGACACGATTCTCGATTATATGACTCATCTTGTTGGTGGAATGAATGGCGGCGTCTTTATTATTGGTCAGCTCATTGTCTTCATTTTCTTAGGATTGGTTGTACCTTCCTCTTCAGGCCTTGCCGTACTCGCTATGCCAATTATGGCACCGCTGGCTGATACTGTGGGCATTCCAAGAGATATCGTCGTATCGGCTTACAACTGGGGACAATATATTATGTTATTCCTTGCACCAACAGGATTGGTCCTTGTCACGCTACAAATGCTTGGTATTCCATTCAATAAATGGCTGAAATTTGTCATGCCAATCGTGGGCTGTCAATTTGTTATCTCATCGATACTTCTTCTCGTTCAAGTATTTATGTATGCACAATAA
- a CDS encoding anaerobic C4-dicarboxylate transporter, translated as MIWAQLLVVLLFIYLGARLGGIGIGFMGGMGVVALSLLGLKPGAIPFDVISVIMSVIMAIAAMQVAGGMDFLVKMAEKILRKNPKYITFLAPTVTYFMTVLAGTGHTAFSTLPVIAEVAKEQGIRPSRPLSIAVIASQIAITASPISAAVVFLSAELEKNFGLSYLQLLGIWIPTTYAACMITAVICNFLGKDLKDDEVYQDRLAKGLITMRGEMQIEIKPYAKRSVAIFLIAILVVMLYATAISKTVGLIQNPILSRDNAIISFMLATAAIITMACKVDTAKITNAATFKSGMSAVICVLGVAWLGNTFVEGHIDQIKAVSAEFLQQYPWSLAVILFFASTLLYSQAATAKALYPTAILLGVSPEAAIAAFAAVSALFILPTYPTLIAAVEMDDTGSTRIGKYVFNHPFLVPGVIAISLSVLFGFLMAGAVL; from the coding sequence ATGATTTGGGCTCAACTTTTAGTCGTCCTACTCTTTATTTACCTAGGGGCTAGATTAGGCGGTATTGGTATCGGTTTCATGGGTGGTATGGGTGTTGTGGCACTTTCACTACTTGGCTTAAAACCGGGCGCCATTCCGTTTGATGTAATTTCAGTTATCATGTCTGTAATCATGGCGATTGCGGCAATGCAAGTTGCGGGTGGTATGGATTTCTTAGTGAAAATGGCTGAAAAAATCCTACGTAAAAATCCAAAATACATCACTTTCCTTGCGCCAACTGTGACTTACTTTATGACTGTGCTTGCCGGTACTGGTCACACTGCGTTCTCAACACTTCCAGTAATTGCTGAAGTGGCAAAAGAACAAGGCATTCGTCCTTCACGTCCACTTTCTATTGCGGTTATCGCTTCACAAATTGCGATTACAGCGTCTCCAATTTCTGCTGCAGTGGTATTCCTTTCTGCTGAATTAGAGAAAAACTTTGGTTTAAGTTACTTACAATTATTAGGTATTTGGATCCCAACTACTTACGCAGCATGTATGATTACTGCGGTGATTTGTAACTTCCTTGGTAAAGATTTGAAAGATGATGAAGTTTACCAAGATCGTCTAGCAAAAGGTTTAATTACTATGCGTGGTGAAATGCAAATTGAGATCAAACCTTATGCAAAACGTTCTGTTGCAATTTTCCTTATCGCGATTTTAGTGGTCATGCTTTATGCAACTGCAATCAGTAAAACTGTTGGTTTAATTCAAAATCCAATTCTTTCTCGTGATAACGCCATTATCTCTTTCATGCTTGCGACAGCAGCCATTATCACTATGGCATGTAAAGTGGATACCGCAAAAATTACTAATGCAGCAACCTTTAAATCAGGTATGTCAGCAGTAATTTGTGTGCTTGGTGTAGCATGGTTAGGTAATACCTTCGTAGAAGGTCATATCGATCAAATTAAAGCGGTATCAGCTGAGTTCTTACAACAATACCCTTGGAGTTTAGCGGTTATCTTGTTCTTCGCAAGTACCTTACTTTACTCACAAGCTGCAACTGCAAAAGCGTTATACCCAACTGCAATTTTATTAGGTGTTTCTCCGGAAGCCGCAATTGCAGCATTTGCCGCAGTATCAGCATTATTCATTCTTCCTACTTACCCAACCTTAATTGCGGCAGTGGAAATGGATGATACTGGTTCAACTCGTATCGGTAAATATGTATTCAACCACCCATTCTTAGTGCCAGGTGTGATTGCAATCAGCTTATCTGTATTATTCGGTTTCTTAATGGCTGGTGCAGTTTTATAA
- the ansB gene encoding L-asparaginase 2 — MKLKKLTALMMLGFGFSVAQAAELPNITILATGGTIAGSGETAVSSAYKAGQLNVDALIDAVPEIKQLANVKGEQIVKIGSQDMSDDVWLKLAKAINAQCKDTDGFVITHGTDTMEETAYFLDLTAKCEKPIVLVGAMRPATEKSADGPLNLYNAVVVATDKKSSGRGVLVAMNGEVLGARDVTKMSTTAVQTFHSPNYGTLGYIHNSKVDYERSPESKHTVNTPFNVDKLDSLPKVGIVYAYSNAPIEPLNSLLDAGYQGIVSAGVGNGNVNAAHLERLEKAAKDGVVVVRSSRVPTGYTTRDAEVDDSKYGFVASGTLNPQKARVLLQLALTQTKDPKVIQQYFEDF; from the coding sequence ATGAAATTAAAAAAATTAACGGCACTTATGATGCTCGGATTCGGTTTTTCGGTCGCACAAGCTGCGGAATTACCTAATATTACAATTTTAGCAACAGGTGGCACGATTGCCGGAAGTGGTGAAACTGCAGTTTCTTCAGCTTATAAAGCAGGGCAACTCAATGTTGATGCATTAATTGATGCCGTGCCTGAAATTAAGCAACTTGCGAATGTAAAAGGTGAGCAAATTGTGAAAATTGGTTCACAGGACATGAGCGATGATGTGTGGTTAAAATTAGCCAAAGCGATTAATGCACAATGTAAAGATACTGATGGTTTTGTGATTACTCATGGTACCGATACCATGGAAGAAACCGCTTATTTCTTAGATCTTACCGCGAAATGTGAAAAACCAATTGTATTAGTCGGTGCAATGCGTCCTGCGACAGAAAAAAGTGCGGATGGTCCGTTAAACCTTTATAACGCCGTCGTTGTGGCAACGGATAAAAAATCATCTGGTCGTGGTGTGTTAGTGGCGATGAATGGTGAAGTATTAGGTGCGCGTGATGTAACCAAAATGAGTACCACTGCAGTACAAACATTCCACTCACCAAACTATGGTACCTTGGGTTATATCCATAACAGTAAAGTGGATTACGAACGTTCACCTGAAAGTAAACATACGGTGAACACGCCATTCAATGTCGATAAATTAGACAGTTTACCAAAAGTGGGCATTGTTTATGCTTATTCGAATGCACCAATTGAACCGTTAAATTCATTATTGGATGCAGGCTATCAAGGTATTGTTTCAGCGGGTGTGGGTAACGGTAACGTGAATGCTGCACACTTAGAACGTTTAGAAAAAGCGGCGAAAGATGGCGTTGTTGTAGTACGTTCATCTCGTGTACCAACGGGCTACACCACACGTGATGCTGAAGTAGATGATTCTAAATATGGTTTTGTGGCTTCAGGTACATTGAATCCACAAAAAGCACGTGTGTTATTACAATTAGCCTTAACACAAACAAAAGATCCAAAAGTGATTCAACAATACTTTGAGGATTTCTAG
- a CDS encoding rhodanese-like domain-containing protein, whose protein sequence is MQEFMPQAIEFAQKHTFLTIAWFAVLFMTLFTFFKSATQKYRVITNPEAVRLMNDEEAVVIDLRPIDEFQRGHIIGSVNLLPTEIKNQNVGKIEHHKEKPLIIVDVNGVSSTTSAELLTKQGFEKVYVLKDGLAAWAGANLPLVKKHK, encoded by the coding sequence ATGCAAGAATTTATGCCTCAAGCAATTGAATTTGCTCAAAAACACACTTTTTTAACGATCGCATGGTTTGCTGTCCTTTTTATGACACTTTTCACCTTTTTTAAAAGTGCGACACAAAAATATCGCGTCATCACCAATCCTGAAGCGGTTCGCTTAATGAACGATGAAGAAGCCGTGGTGATTGATTTACGTCCTATTGATGAATTCCAACGCGGCCATATCATTGGTAGCGTCAACTTGCTTCCAACTGAAATTAAAAATCAAAATGTAGGCAAAATTGAACATCACAAAGAAAAACCGCTTATCATTGTGGATGTTAACGGTGTTTCTTCTACCACCTCTGCAGAACTTTTAACCAAACAAGGCTTTGAAAAAGTCTATGTATTAAAAGACGGTTTAGCGGCTTGGGCGGGTGCAAATTTACCATTAGTAAAAAAACATAAGTAA
- the secB gene encoding protein-export chaperone SecB, which translates to MSEQNQQPEVAAEEQQEAVLQIQRIYVKDVSFEAPNLPHIFHQEWKPKLGFDLSTEAVQVGEDLYEVTLNINVETTMEDSGDVAFICEVKQAGVFTISGLEDVQMAHCLTSQCPNMLFPYARELISNLVNRGTFPALNLSPVNFDALFIDYMNKQQAAAEAEENQETQH; encoded by the coding sequence ATGTCTGAACAAAATCAACAACCTGAAGTAGCCGCTGAAGAGCAACAAGAAGCAGTACTTCAAATTCAACGTATTTATGTAAAAGATGTTTCTTTTGAAGCACCAAATCTTCCTCATATTTTCCACCAAGAATGGAAACCAAAACTTGGCTTTGATTTAAGCACTGAAGCCGTTCAAGTGGGTGAAGATTTATATGAAGTCACTTTAAACATCAACGTAGAAACCACCATGGAAGATTCTGGTGATGTGGCGTTTATTTGTGAAGTGAAACAAGCTGGCGTATTTACAATCAGCGGTTTAGAAGATGTTCAAATGGCACACTGCTTAACATCTCAATGCCCAAATATGCTTTTCCCTTATGCTCGTGAATTGATTTCTAACTTAGTAAATCGCGGTACATTCCCGGCATTAAACCTTTCTCCAGTAAACTTCGATGCGTTATTCATTGATTACATGAACAAGCAGCAAGCGGCAGCCGAAGCGGAAGAAAATCAGGAAACCCAACATTAA